Proteins encoded in a region of the Methanobrevibacter millerae genome:
- a CDS encoding 50S ribosomal protein L10, protein MAHVAEWKKEEVLELKGLIDKYDVVGIVDLLNIPAKQLQEMRRNLKDKAVIRMSKKNLIDLALEDCNASKNNIVDLSGHMDGQVAIIATEMNPFKLYKILEDSKTSAPAKPGTIAPEDIVVPAGDTGFEPGPFLGELQQVGIPAKIDKGKIVVQKDTVVVEAGEAVPKDVAATLSRLDINPMEVGIDLKAVYEDEAVYTSDLLAIDEEQTMADLQGAIRSAFNLSINAAIPTDETISSIITLAYTRAINVGVEAAILTSETSGPIIGLAQAKMLAIASAVADKAGAIDDELAEKLSNVAVAAAPVVEEVEEEEVEEEEEEEEVSEETAAAGLGALFG, encoded by the coding sequence ATGGCTCATGTTGCTGAATGGAAAAAAGAAGAAGTTTTAGAGCTCAAAGGTCTCATAGACAAATATGATGTCGTTGGTATTGTCGATTTACTCAACATTCCAGCAAAACAGCTTCAGGAAATGAGAAGAAATCTCAAGGACAAGGCTGTTATCAGAATGTCTAAGAAAAACCTTATTGATTTAGCTCTCGAAGATTGTAATGCTAGCAAAAACAACATTGTTGATTTGTCTGGACATATGGACGGTCAAGTTGCAATTATCGCAACCGAAATGAATCCGTTCAAGTTATACAAAATCCTAGAAGATAGTAAGACCTCTGCTCCTGCTAAGCCAGGAACTATCGCTCCGGAAGATATTGTAGTACCTGCCGGTGATACAGGATTCGAACCTGGTCCGTTTTTAGGTGAATTGCAGCAAGTTGGAATTCCTGCAAAGATCGATAAAGGAAAAATTGTTGTTCAAAAAGATACTGTTGTTGTCGAAGCAGGCGAAGCAGTACCTAAAGATGTTGCAGCAACCTTATCAAGATTGGATATTAATCCAATGGAAGTGGGAATTGATTTAAAAGCAGTATATGAAGATGAAGCAGTTTATACTTCAGACTTACTTGCAATCGATGAAGAACAAACAATGGCTGACTTACAAGGCGCAATCAGAAGCGCATTTAACTTGTCTATTAACGCAGCTATACCTACTGATGAAACTATTTCCAGCATTATTACTCTAGCTTACACCAGAGCAATTAATGTCGGTGTAGAAGCAGCAATATTAACTTCAGAAACTTCAGGACCAATTATCGGACTCGCACAAGCTAAGATGTTAGCTATCGCATCAGCTGTCGCTGACAAAGCAGGTGCTATTGACGATGAATTAGCTGAAAAACTATCAAACGTTGCTGTTGCAGCAGCTCCAGTAGTTGAAGAAGTTGAAGAAGAGGAAGTAGAAGAAGAGGAAGAAGAGGAAGAAGTATCCGAAGAAACAGCAGCAGCTGGTTTAGGAGCTCTCTTTGGTTAA
- the rpl12p gene encoding 50S ribosomal protein P1, with protein MEYIYAAMILHSAEKDINEENVKSIIEAAGIEADDARIKALIAALEDVDIDEAMETTAMAAAAPAAAAPAAAEAVEEEEEEEEEEEEVTEEAAAAGLGALFG; from the coding sequence ATGGAATATATATATGCGGCAATGATTTTGCACAGTGCAGAAAAAGATATTAACGAAGAAAATGTTAAAAGTATTATTGAAGCAGCAGGAATCGAAGCAGACGATGCTAGAATCAAAGCTTTAATCGCAGCTTTAGAAGATGTTGACATCGACGAAGCTATGGAAACTACTGCTATGGCAGCAGCAGCTCCTGCAGCAGCAGCTCCAGCAGCAGCTGAAGCTGTCGAAGAGGAAGAAGAAGAGGAAGAAGAGGAAGAAGAAGTTACCGAAGAAGCAGCAGCAGCTGGTTTAGGTGCTTTATTCGGATAG